From one bacterium genomic stretch:
- a CDS encoding glycoside hydrolase family 57 protein, producing the protein MHSKKLRVAFLWHFHQPIYKDFLADEYVMPWVRLHALKDYYDMGAIMASVDGAKATFNFVGSLLLQLNDYANDRANDVFLRLTAKPADSLDETERQFLLENFFSISNKIIASYARYSELLTRRNAALRGQRAGSAFDNSDFLDLQVLFNLAWSGNTLRRESQVVKALEDKGRGFTEDEKLALLEAQQSFLSRVTALYSKLVSDGSAELATTPFFHPILPLIANVENARECMPGVPLPSKWRGSMQDAERQVRDAAKLFAAQFGVPLSGMWPAEGSVSQDTCGIYTDLGIKWIATDEAILSSSLAHGKLQPLERNRSQLYAPHFVEANGRPLSVFFRDHELSDAIGFVYSNWEADAAVSDFLGKLRGIRNLVSRSKDSRFDRTPPIISVILDGENAWQHYADNGEPFLRELYSRLVQTEWVELVRFGDYVEEFGPGEQLSRLAAGSWIRGDFSVWIGHPEDNQAWDYVAAAREALVRAPPSDAKSKELAWQSLLAAEGSDWNWWYGDDHSCDNIQQFDRLFRKHIANVFNLIGREPPFDLSVPIKKSGQVLAVQQPTQLIRPVIDGKNTTYFEWVGAGVFEQQSSGQGAMHQVATLAKKLYFGFDLENLFIRVDFSQDATSILEGRSGQDIAVYVTLPSQRRAKIVAKRCDRSYSLKMFWQNDGGWKQVDAKGAVGVDRVFEMAVPFEALGCVAHDNIAFVVKLSQSDQIIESIPEGSSIETTVPGPEFEQEEWCV; encoded by the coding sequence GTGCACAGTAAGAAGCTTCGCGTCGCGTTCTTGTGGCACTTCCATCAACCGATATACAAGGATTTTCTCGCGGACGAATACGTTATGCCCTGGGTCAGGCTCCATGCCCTCAAAGATTACTACGATATGGGCGCAATCATGGCCAGTGTGGACGGCGCTAAGGCGACGTTCAACTTCGTGGGCTCCCTCCTTTTGCAGCTCAATGATTACGCCAACGACCGGGCCAATGACGTCTTTCTGCGACTCACCGCGAAGCCAGCCGACTCGCTTGACGAGACCGAGCGCCAGTTCCTGCTCGAGAACTTCTTCTCGATCAGCAACAAGATAATCGCCAGCTATGCCCGATATTCTGAACTCCTGACGAGGCGCAACGCCGCGCTGCGAGGACAACGCGCTGGCTCGGCCTTCGACAACAGCGATTTTTTGGACCTCCAGGTATTGTTCAATCTCGCCTGGAGCGGAAACACACTGAGGCGAGAAAGCCAGGTGGTGAAGGCCCTTGAGGATAAGGGCCGCGGGTTCACTGAAGATGAGAAGCTCGCTCTACTTGAGGCGCAGCAATCCTTTCTTTCGAGGGTCACGGCATTGTATTCCAAGCTTGTGTCAGATGGCTCGGCAGAGTTAGCCACAACGCCGTTTTTTCACCCAATACTCCCGCTTATCGCCAATGTAGAGAACGCTCGCGAGTGCATGCCCGGCGTCCCGCTCCCATCCAAATGGCGTGGCTCAATGCAGGATGCAGAAAGGCAGGTGCGTGATGCGGCCAAGCTGTTCGCCGCCCAGTTTGGCGTGCCGCTCAGCGGGATGTGGCCTGCTGAAGGCTCTGTGAGCCAAGATACCTGTGGGATATATACCGATCTCGGAATCAAGTGGATAGCCACAGACGAAGCGATTCTCTCAAGCTCGCTCGCTCACGGCAAGCTTCAACCTCTCGAGCGGAACAGGTCCCAGCTCTACGCGCCTCATTTCGTCGAGGCGAATGGGAGACCCCTCTCGGTGTTTTTCAGGGACCACGAGCTTTCTGACGCAATCGGTTTCGTCTATTCCAACTGGGAGGCCGATGCCGCTGTGAGTGATTTCCTCGGCAAACTGCGAGGCATCCGTAACCTGGTCAGTCGCAGCAAGGACAGCCGGTTTGACCGCACGCCGCCGATCATCTCGGTCATCCTTGACGGCGAGAACGCCTGGCAGCACTACGCTGACAACGGAGAGCCCTTCCTGCGCGAGCTTTATTCGCGCCTCGTTCAGACTGAGTGGGTCGAGCTCGTGCGATTCGGGGACTACGTAGAGGAATTCGGCCCAGGTGAGCAGCTATCTAGGCTGGCAGCGGGCTCTTGGATACGAGGCGACTTCAGCGTCTGGATCGGCCATCCTGAGGACAATCAGGCGTGGGACTACGTGGCCGCGGCGCGTGAGGCCCTTGTGAGGGCCCCTCCATCTGACGCTAAATCGAAAGAGCTCGCCTGGCAGTCGCTTCTTGCGGCCGAGGGGAGCGACTGGAACTGGTGGTACGGGGATGACCACAGCTGCGATAACATTCAGCAGTTTGATCGCCTCTTCCGCAAACACATCGCGAACGTCTTTAACCTTATTGGGCGGGAACCGCCTTTTGACTTGAGCGTCCCGATCAAGAAGTCCGGTCAGGTGTTGGCCGTTCAACAGCCAACTCAGCTCATCAGGCCCGTCATCGACGGGAAGAACACAACCTACTTCGAGTGGGTTGGAGCGGGCGTCTTCGAGCAGCAGTCGTCCGGACAAGGCGCAATGCATCAGGTCGCAACGCTCGCCAAGAAGCTGTATTTCGGTTTCGATCTTGAGAATCTCTTCATAAGAGTTGATTTCTCTCAGGATGCCACCAGCATCCTTGAGGGACGTTCTGGACAGGATATTGCCGTCTATGTTACATTACCCTCGCAGCGGAGAGCCAAGATCGTCGCGAAGCGTTGCGACCGCTCGTACTCGCTAAAGATGTTCTGGCAGAACGACGGAGGATGGAAGCAGGTGGACGCAAAGGGCGCAGTCGGCGTGGATCGAGTGTTCGAGATGGCGGTCCCGTTTGAAGCGCTGGGCTGTGTTGCGCACGACAACATCGCATTTGTCGTGAAGTTATCCCAAAGCGACCAAATAATTGAGAGTATTCCCGAAGGTTCCTCGATAGAGACAACAGTGCCCGGGCCAGAGTTCGAGCAAGAAGAATGGTGCGTATAG